Proteins encoded within one genomic window of Hermetia illucens chromosome 2, iHerIll2.2.curated.20191125, whole genome shotgun sequence:
- the LOC119649531 gene encoding leucine-rich repeat and immunoglobulin-like domain-containing nogo receptor-interacting protein 1, which translates to MCRKWCLRWIIILIAIRIINSQLLKGVELKCDEENQYVTDDDSKDSEYGSTGEFCTITGLHRFPQFTHFFRRNVSLVKVTGERFIFDETALFSMKQVTSVKFYDCYFEKLPITYPFYRQFPNLVNLDLSNTGIRLLDPIIYRQRLVWELSKLNLSKNRITYINQHSLIFARNAQEIDLSNNLISEITDDGLQRFPYLSTINLAGNLLTEIEGNLFDSASKLENVNLRGNLIRYISPYAFYHLKYLTNVDLSSNLLSTLGSNIFRGCLNIHSLFLSNNFLKELDLVVSGNLTTLYVASNLLSSIHVKCLNGNDARESTTSCQAMEHLGLSYNSLTSLANVSKLINLKELMLSYNSLGTVRTSDFTQLKNLEKLNLRHTNLKRITYKTFSQQRKLKFLDISENGLGHLNLEMFMAYMHDNLEEFYASGNNLTEISGRYRFNAFSSLRKLGLGRNLFNCSYLLQIMTPPNLSSDVVLQVDADEFMSGVEHRSGIECSENGTTFVWKK; encoded by the exons ATGTGTCGCAAGTGGTGTCTTCG ATGGATAATTATTCTTATAGCCATAAGAATAATCAACAGTCAATTGTTAAAAGGGGTAGAGTTGAAATGTGATGAAGAGAACCAATATGTAACTGACGATGATAGCAAGGATTCTGAATACGGTTCCACCGGGGAATTCTGCACAATAACAGGATTACACAGGTTTCCCCAATTCACTCACTTCTTCAGACGAAACGTTTCTCTCGTTAAGGTCACCGGTGAAAGATTTATCTTTGACGAAACTGCGTTGTTCAGCATGAAGCAAGTGACTTCTGTGAAATTTTACGATTGTTATTTCGAAAAGCTTCCAATCACATATCCCTTTTACCGCCAATTCCCAAACTTAGTAAACCTAGACCTTTCCAATACTGGAATCCGATTGCTGGACCCAATCATATACAGGCAAAGATTGGTATGGGAATTATCAAAGCTTAACCTAAGCAAGAATAGAATTACGTACATTAATCAACACTCTTTAATATTCGCCCGGAATGCACAAGAAATTGATTTAAGCAACAATTTAATTTCCGAAATAACTGACGACGGTTTGCAGCGATTCCCGTATTTATCTACAATAAACCTCGCAGGAAACCTACTCACTGAAATAGAAGgaaatttgtttgatagtgCTAGTAAACTTGAAAATGTGAATCTCCGCGGAAATTTGATTCGTTATATTTCCCCGTATGCGTTTTATCACTTAAAATATTTGACTAATGTAGATTTGTCAAGTAACCTGCTGTCCACATTGGGTTCTAATATCTTTCGAGGTTGCCTCAACATTCACTCCCTTTTCTTGTCGAACAATTTTCTCAAGGAATTGGATCTAGTTGTAAGCGGTAATTTGACAACCTTATATGTTGCAAGCAACCTGCTTAGTTCAATCCATGTGAAGTGCTTGAATGGAAACGACGCTCGGGAGAGTACTACATCCTGCCAAGCAATGGAACACCTCGGTTTGTCATACAATAGCCTAACCAGTTTGGCAAACGTGTCCAAACTTATTAATTTAAAGGAATTGATGTTGTCATATAACAGTCTCGGGACAGTGAGGACATCTGATTTTACTCAGCTAAAAAACTTGGAAAAACTGAATCTCAGACATACAAATCTAAAACGCATAACTTACAAAACATTTTCACAGCAAAGAAAACTCAAATTTCTGGACATTTCAGAAAATGGTTTGGGTCACTTGAACCTGGAAATGTTTATGGCATACATGCATGACAATCTTGAGGAATTTTATGCAAGTGGAAATAACTTGACAGAAATATCAGGACGCTATCGGTTCAACGCTTTTTCATCTCTCCGCAAGTTGGGTTTGGGTCGAAATCTCTTCAACTGTTCCTATTTACTGCAAATTATGACTCCTCCGAATTTAAGTTCTGACGTGGTTCTTCAGGTGGATGCAGATGAGTTCATGAGTGGCGTGGAACACAGAAGCGGTATTGAATGCAGCGAAAATGGTACCACTTTTGTATGGAAGAAATAA